A segment of the Lycium ferocissimum isolate CSIRO_LF1 chromosome 5, AGI_CSIRO_Lferr_CH_V1, whole genome shotgun sequence genome:
ATATAGGAAATAGAATTGATTTTTCAACTCATCCCATATATAATAGACTAGTGTCGGGAAGCCCGGGCTCAAATCAAGATAATAAAGTAATCACTAAATTTCAATTTATGcttcacattttaaattttgagagtcaaacggTTTAATTTTGACAGTGAATAATATATAGAATctttaagtctttgaaaatttacatatttaaaaactatgtaaaaaatactataaatttCAATACTTGActattcaaaaaatttaaaagatatatgaaaaaataatgattttttctaattaaaatttttcttttcctttcaagAAATGCATGTGAGGAAatgatatttcttttcttttttctttatctaATATATTTGcgttataataatattataactATGATATAGCCCCAAATACATTAGCATTggctaaatttaaataattaaatcatgtcTCGGTGCAACGACGTATATATCTAATAATTTGTTccttctcatttttattttctttaaggaTCGATTTTGACATTTATTTtctattgatttattttttattttaaaatttattttctattggATAATTGTGTTACATCATTGAACCTTTATATAttcacaataatttttttttaataaaatttagaaCAAGAGAAATTTAATGGTAATtttagaattattaagaaaatatgGTCGACGCTCTGCCAGTACCAAATGAGTTCAccaaaattattattatcacCATTTTAGATTATCTTTGTGCATAGCTATTTCTATTAGATGATATCATCACCATGCACAACTTTTCAAGTATTTTTAAAGGGTTTAAATTATATGTACCATATTGGATGGTGAcccaagtaaaaaaaataatgtaggCGCAAAAATAAGACATAGAAAAAAATCATGGTACATACCTTACCTCCAAAAAGCTAATCTAAGGGGCCATGTATTACCAAAAAGGGTTTGAAAATATCTTGATTTATTAAAAACATTCTTTTGTATATGAAGTaataaataacaataataaggGCAAATATTTGAAGTAGCAAACTTTTTTAATTGGCAAGCTAACTATATAGTTGTAATAACTAAGTACTACAAAACTCTTGGGATTTTCTCTAATATATAGTGGTAATGTAATCTGTTCggacaaagaacaagaagaaaaagtagTAGATCTTTCCCTTTAAGAAACGTTACTGTAAGCTATGTATGTGTTAACATTTAATTTTTACAAGTCATTGTTCAACATTTATTATTTCTGTCACACTTCACCAACTTGACCAAGTTCAAGATGACTTTGTGTCATACCAAGCAGGCTACAATATATTATATTCCAGTTGTCAATTTTGTCCTTGTcacaaatttaatttaaaatgatAAGATTGAGTTGTTTAATCCGTATCATGTCACGTGTATATTTGTATCCTTATATAAAACCTAAGTACTCAAATACTAGAAGATGTTAGTTGAGGGCTTTCTTGTTGGATAAACTTTACTCTTTTGGAAAGTTAACTTAAATAGCAGCCCATCAAAAAATATAGCCGGcagatgtataatatatgtataattatcatataatatatgtatattatcgAGCGGTCAAATGTGTAACTTCCACTAAACTCTTTGTACTCGAAGTACTCAAACTTCTACTCAATAAATTGACTATCTGCATTGAGTATGCTTCTCCTGCAACGAgtcttatagcctgtttggtcaaattactatttttctaaaaaatttcttattttttcaataagtcttattttaaaaaaagtgaaggtgtttttcaacttttgggagaaaattagTGCTTTTGGGAGTATGTGAGAAgcaatttttcaaaagaaaaaaaatagcttttgcccaaaaacactttttgaaaagtacttttgagaaaaatacacttcaagcactttttaaaaagtttggtcAAACATTAATTCTTGTCAAAaatgctttttaaattaattggtcaaaaaatttagccaaaagtacttttgaaaaaaatattttttaaaataatttttctttttataaacaaatgatatttcttttcattaagactttttaaaatttcctaCCAATATACGGTATCCTCCATGGGGCTTAATTAATTCAAATTTCCATCAGAATGTTCCACCGAGAGAGGAATGCAACGCTCTCTATTAAAGGTGACTTCATTCTGAGGCTGAAACTcgaaatttttatataaaaatgaaggGGTACATACCAGTTACTACAacctttttatataaaaatgaaggGGTACATACCTGTTACTACAACCTTTGACGACTCGTAAAAGAGAAAGCTCAAATGTTCGAGCTTAAGCACTTCTGTTATACATTGAAATGATGATTAACAAAATGAAAGGCGGGCCCACTGGAATCAAGACTAGTACAATCAAAacttaaatattattttttcaacttGTACATATTGATTAAACTCTGCGTACACACAAACTCCTCCCAATTATGAGTTTGGGATAGAAAAAGAAGTATTAGGAAGTAACCAAAGTGCTCAAAACTTCAAATCCTAATAAAACacgacatttcatttaccaTGATTCTTATTGGAAAATTCTTGGACATAACTActtctaagacttatttattaataatagctaccttttattttatttatttttagtagcttaaattaatttcaaaattcttttgagTCTATAAGCGTCTATTTGGAAACTTTCATGTTCCCCAATAACTTgtctcttctttttcaaattaatttctCTCCCATCTTCAATATTGTACCGTATTATATGCCATTATCTTTCATTATTAGCACGATTCTATCTTCCTTAATCGTTAACTGTAGTAACGAATAAAGGAGGACAACGAGgtaaaatgaagaacatggaTGTCTTGATCAATTTTGAAAGTTTACAAAATTCGAAAAAGATTGGGTAAGGGAATTGGGAGTTGTTTAATCAATTCGGATGACAAAGTCCCATATAAACTAGATGGATTGCTCAAGTGCTCCATGTCAATTTTGCTTTAAATTACTCTTTGCAATCTAGAAGACACTAAAGATTAGCTAGGCACCTGTATTAAAAACGTGCGGCATGATAAATGGAGAATTCTCAAAGttgttaattttttcttcttcttggatTTTTGGTGAAGTGGTTAGTgtggaagttgtagaaacaccattgatgagagttgtggagtCTTCATccccaagtgtttgataaaagtATATTTCGGTGTattatttcactatattttcgtatttatctttttttttttttttttttttttttttttttgtgtagaACCTATTTTGCTCCACTTTATTTTcgatttttgtatttctttgtaTCTCTTTGTAAAAAgattttgtatttctaatttatgaaatagtttctaatatatttcgttgtatttcaatgtatttctaattttaAAACAGTTTACGATAtattttcattgtattccattgtacataacatactacaattttatatttcttaaacaatcaaccatatttcattgtaaGAGTGTATATTCAGcgtatttggaagtattttaaaagtttggaatggagtaatttggagagagaaacgtgggttgttaataaaaaatgaatgcgtcatacatggttgatttaatttgacttaccatttaaaatgaaagaagagaatctATTCCATAAATACAGCCTATTTTTACTCTAACAGATTTtgtatttcagtatatttcaaaAATGTGAACTCTCCCTGAATCATTTTGTATTTCGTGTATTTCTCATATTTCAAAAACTTGAAAATACAACTAAATACACACAAAACTAGCTAcgatttgtaaatatagaaaagtagCTATAAATTGTTGGCTATTAAAAGGTACATTTCTTTTGTAAGTTGCCCATTCTTATTATTGGGCGAGGGCTTATAAAATAGTCCAATAGACGAAGGAGAAAATTCCTTTTGAGTCGCGTGAAATTCTTAGAGGTTGTTCCTTTTTTATATAACTATTTAGTACATGACTTCTAGTACATGACTTcttgtttttaataaaataataaatcttTTAGACCACAGTTAAAAGATCTTTTTTGGACAAATGAGAAATCATATGGGGAAATGTTAAATTATAGTAAAAAGATTTGTAGGTTATTAAAAACGTTAAACGATATTCtaatcttttatttataagATTGAGCAAAAAAGAAATGACGTGTCGTCTCCCTAAAAGTGTCCAGTCTTAAAAATTTTGTCCCCCGACAAAATCCCCCCCTTAACTTGAAAAATTCAACGGTAAGAACTTTTGTTTTTGCGCGATTAGCTTTTGCCATAAATGACGAACTTGTGGTCGGTGGTGTAGGTTCATTATCTTGAACAATCCTCAACTTCAACCATACAGGCAAAAGCTAGAACTTATACTTAATGGCCAACAAAAGCTTTTATCTTTGTTCCCCCTCAGACATAAGTTCTAGCTTTTAATAAGGCATAACTTGTGGTCAATTGAGTACGTTCAGtgttttaaaatattatgaACTTCTGCCTTATAAGCAAAACTAATGTATGTCCACAACTTATGCCCAACAGACAACAAAAGCTTTTCCTAACAAATTTTCTGAAGCAaagactatttttaaaaaagtttgctAAGCGGGGTCAAAAAATCAAGATGATCCCTTATGAAGGCCATTTGTGACTTAAGCCCttttatcccccccccccccccccctttttttttttgcggattgcccttcattttgggtggtctttaaaattGGTGGTCTACGCCTAATCTGCCGAGATTGTGGATTCGAACCCCAActcagctaaaaaaaaaaagaatttcgcaaggcagaattatGGCCATGCAaatttttgccttaaggcagaattttgcaaatctaTCGATAcaaattctaccttaaggcagaattctGTTTTAAGGCAGAAATTTGTAAATTCTACCTTTAAGGCCCtggacaaaagttaaagaccaccattttgagggccaaaaattaaagaccacccccagggaaggacaatcctgcaaattgccccatTTATTCTTGCATGCAGGCCCATTTAGTTGGGCTGAATGACAGATCTGATATTGTATTGGGCCATTAAAAACCTAACAACAAATCCCAATATAAAGATAGTGTCACTAGGGTTTTATTCTTCTTCATTGAGACAGGTACCGCACCGGAGGCAGCtcgccacaacaacaacaacaacaacaaacaacaacaaaaatggtTCTAAAGTAAGAAAATCATCTCTATTTACATCTTATGTATAATCATTGTAATTACCCATTAGATAATTATTccctttttttccattttaaaatAGGTGAATTAGAAGTGTCCCACCATTAATCTTTTCTGTTTTTGTGCTAATTTGAGTTTTGGCTACTTGGGAAATGGttaaagattgaatctttaCTGTTTTCTTGATCCTTTTTGCTAGATGTATGTTCACGTGTTCTATTGTGGGAGAAAAAACTGTTCTTGAAACCCCCTTTTATTGGTTATTTTGCATAATTTATCATTATGGATAAACCCGTTTGGTAAATCATTAGTGTCCCAACGTTAGTGCTTCTATGTGTTTTGCTAATTTGAGTTTTGGGTATGTGGGAAATGGTCAAAAATCAAATCTTTATTGTCTTAGTTATCCTTTTGTGAGATGTATGTACACTTGTAATGTAGATTTGAGTAGGAGAAACAAGATTTTCCTGATATCCATTTATTGGTAAAATGTTGCTATGCTCTTCTTGGATCTTGTGTTTGGTTATTTGGGCTTTAATTATTTGTATTGATTATAGTATAAGAGGGGAGAAAATGGGTGAGAAGAGGAGTAACATGGGGAGGTTGAAATTGGATGTTCAACAAATGATCTTAACAAATAAAATAGCGGGGAAGAATATCGAGCGTTGTTTCTTTGATTGATGTTAAGCTAGCTTAATTGGTTGCCCTTTATCAAAAGAGAGCTTAAATGCATAGTCAATTATGGATTTAAGAGGTCCTTTAAGCcttgtttgattttatttaccaCTGAATGTGAGATTACAAATAGTGGTTGTACTTCTCGAGGTGTCCTGGAGTTTCATCCAGGAGAAAATTTAATAGATATATGGCCTCTAGCTTTATGTTATTGAGAAACTTCATTGAGATGTTAAGAAAATGACAAGCTCGTGGTGGATTACGCGTTTGCTTGCCTGTATAACTAATAGcttaacactttgtttggaaAATGTATACGCTTCCTATGATTAATTAGGATGATTATATtagtatgcatgatttatgcACTGCCTTAACAGGGGGAGGTATTTGTTGGCCGAATTTGTAATGATTCAACTTGACTTACATCAAATGGTTTTATAATATCAAACATGCCTCCTTTTTTGCCCCGGTTAATTGGTAGCACTTGTAAGTGTTGATTCATTAGTTTTACCCTTATTTCCATTGCAGGACAGAACTCTGCCGTTTCAGCGGTGCCAAGATATACCCAGGGAGGGGCATCAGATTTATCCGTTCAGATTCTCAGGTAACATATGAATAACCATTTCCTTGCTGATGGCAGTTCAAGTGATTTGTGCGCTGATGGTAAGAGGTGAAGTCATGATTGCTTATAGTATTTCCCGGTTCCTGTAGGTGTTCCTATTTGTCAACTCAAAATGCAAACACTACTTCCACAACCGCCTGAAGCCTTCCAAGCTTACATGGACAGCCATGTATAGGAAGCAGCACAAGAAGGTGAGTCTGTAATAAAGCATTGACTATCTACATTTTCTGAACTTAATGATCTACTTTCAACTTTTAACTTCGCCACTAACATTCCAACTTGAAGGATAGAACTTTTTCATATAAAGTTTGTACCCTGGGATTAGGGCTGGCACGATGGTTAAATAGAACAAGTAACCATCCAATCCAACCATTAGACATGGGTTGGATAActgactttttaaaaatagatatctagatggataatatggataaCTAACTTCTGTAATTAGTTTTTTGTTGGAGGCCTAGCTAGTCTTTGCAACAGAACCCTTCCTAGAAGGTGGCTGTCTGAACTAGGTGCTCTTTAGGTGTTTGTTTTATGATAGTAATGGTAACGTTCACGGTTTACCCAAAAAAATGGGCGGGTTGGATATTTTATCCGCCCATATCAGAGTTGGCCCCCTGCCCGTTTGCGTCTCCTACCCGGGATGCAATTTGTTTTCTATAAAACTATAGATTGAGAAAATTTGGATTAACAGATGACTTGCCTTTTTGCTATTTCATGGGCACTTTTTCagaattaattgtgttttttTTGCGTGCCTAATAACATTAGGATATTGCACAAGAATCTGTTAGAAAGAGGAGACGCGCCACAAAGAAGCCCTATTCTAGGTCCATTGTTGGTGCAACCTTGGAGGTTATCCAGAAGAAGAGAGCTGAAAGGCCAGAAGTTCGAGATGCTGCCAGGGAAGCCGCTCTTCGGTATGCATTCACCAAGCTCTTAGCATTTACTATCAGTTTATCTATGTAAAAGAACCCAGCCAAGGTGAAAGCGGACCCCTTAAGTTGTATGGATAATTACCATTTTGGAGAGCTCTAAAAAATAGTAGCCGGCAaatgtatatgtaatatatattaagtataaataaatgtacatatggttttgtatattttggctagcgccCATAATTAATTTCGGCTGATGGGACAAAAATGCAAAAATCCTAAAGT
Coding sequences within it:
- the LOC132058018 gene encoding large ribosomal subunit protein eL24-like; its protein translation is MGEKRSNMGRLKLDFYPYFHCRTELCRFSGAKIYPGRGIRFIRSDSQVFLFVNSKCKHYFHNRLKPSKLTWTAMYRKQHKKDIAQESVRKRRRATKKPYSRSIVGATLEVIQKKRAERPEVRDAAREAALREIKERIKKTKDEKKAKKAEVMAKSQKAGGKGNMPKGGKGPKLGGGGGKR